The Penaeus monodon isolate SGIC_2016 chromosome 1, NSTDA_Pmon_1, whole genome shotgun sequence DNA window GCCTTACTCGGAAACCAAGAGGAAGGTTGCACGTAGTTTTTCGTCGCAGCTGAAGCTCATGGAAGATTACCCCGAGCACTTATTTGTAGCTTCACAGGTACATATACTGTGCACGAACATTAAAACTATTGTTTTCAGTCTGCTTAATGAGCCAGATGGAGCCTTCTGACACATGGTCTTTTCCTAGGCTCAGCAGTGGGCATGGTGCAAGAAGTATTATCCAGAACTGTTTGAACGAGTGAAAACACAAGTGGCTGCAGGGAAGTTCCTTCCGGTGGGTGGGACGTGGGTGGAGATGGATGGCAACATCCCCAGCGGAGAATCTTTTGTCAGGCAGTTTCTTCACGGACAGACATTTTACCAGAAAGAATTTGGTGTTACTTGTAAAGAGTTCTGGCTCCCGGACACATTTGGTTATTCAGCGCAGATCCCCGCCATGATGCGGGTAAGAGAAATGATCTTGCTGATCCACATTTATGATGTTCATGTGGATCTAAATGTGTAACATGAATGCACATGGGTTGATTCATGCCCGCTAATTGTTTTCATTTGCGTTGCAGCACATGGGCCTTACCCGTTTTCTGACTCAGAAAATGAGCTGGAGTCTTGTGAATAAATTCCCACACCACAATTTCATTTGGGAAGGCATAGATGGAAGCACCGTACTGGCGCACTTTCCTCCTGGGGATTCCTACAGCATGTTTGTCACGTATGAAGATTTCTTCACGTATAAATAATTGTGTTGATATTATGGTGTTATGATATAGCCAGTTACCTTTTAAAGCTCAAACAAGACTTGCATAAGAAATTTAGATATCCCATCTCCTGATCAGGGTGGAAGAGGCACTGCGAACGGTTAATAACCTACAAGACAAGGGCAGGGCTGGGATCTCTGCCTTCCTCTTTGGCTACGGCGACGGGGGTGGTGGGCCTACGCAGGAGATGCTTGAGAGACGCCAGCGCCTCCAGGATACTGATGGCTGCCCAAAGTAAGTGCAGGAGATGAGTTTAATCTTCAAGAAATATTTCTTTGCAGGCTGTTGTTCATATCACTACTGTGAATAAGAAATATTCTCATAACCAAGTTAATCCTAATTTCATCATCCAACCGACCGACAGGATGGAGATGAGCACTCCAGATGATTTATTTGGCCAGTTGGAAGCTGAGCAGCACAACTTCTGCCGATGGGTAGGTGAGCTGTACTTGGAACTTCACAATGGCACCTATACCACGCAGGCTGCTATGAAAAGGCTTTGTCGGGAAGCGGAGTTTCGCCTTCGCGACGCAGAGTTCCTCCTGTCAGTGGGAGTGGGCCAGCTGGGAAGCGCAGCCGACCAGCTTCTCAGCGAGTAAGTTTCCTTCGCTTAATCAGGGTGAGGTTTAAGTTTTAACACTGAGCTTTTTCACCAATGCAGCATGCACAATGAACAGTAGCATAACAAGGACTGCCATACACACAGGTCCCTGGCAGAATTAGACAGTGCCTGGAAGAAAGTGTTACTGAACCAGTTTCATGATGTGCTGCCTGGATCAGGAATAGGCATCATTTACCCTCAAGCAGAACAGTATTACCAAGAGGCCATTGACACTGCACTCTCTGTCTGGACCAAGGCTGGTGATGCCATCTTGGGTAAGAACCTTTTTCGGCAATATTTTTGTCAGTTTTACACCAAAGCGAGCATATATATCTAAACTTGATATTTTGACTGAGGACGCATCCCTCTTACCTATGATAAATTAGCGATATTCGTGTACAGGAACAAGCAGCCCTACCGAGCAGTTGGTGGTGAACAGCCTGCAGTGGCCTCGCAAGGAGGTGGTCAAAATACCGGTGGAATATTCAGGGAAAGACCTGCCGGGTATTGTGCAGCGCACAGGGGCAGGGGAGCAGTATACTCTGGTTGATGCGCCTCCCATGGGATACAGTCCCGTCCTAGCCAGCACTCCATCGCAAGATGTCACTATTAGTATGTTGATCTTAGGCAAATGAGGGCGTTTCATTGAAAACCTGTTTCATCGTTTTTCAATTAAAGCACAAAAGATTTTtaagcagtaatgataatcatatatgtagTATCAGGTGTAGGGTGCACAAAATCTCCCAGTGTACATATAAATCTCATAATATTGACGTTCCAGCTGAAGCAAACGGCTTCTTCACACTGGAGAACCAAATGCTAAAGGCCACAGTAAATCCCTGGGGGCAAGTCGTCAGCCTCCTCGTGGCTGGAGACGACAGAGACGTCTTCCTCAAGGCGGACGGCACACAGCTGTTAGGGAACCAGCTGGTATTGTATGATGACGAGCCTTTGTACTGGGACGCGTGGGACGTCATGGACTACCACTTAGAGACACCAAAAGTCATCAATGCCGAAGGGGTCAGTCTTTTCTCTGGCGATAAACCCCATGatttgtgtatatacagtcaGTATTATCTGTGCGTAACTATACATCACTATATATCTGTGATACTATGCATCCCTAAACATGTATGTAACTGTATTAATATGTgtttacagatacacacacacacacacacacacacacacacacacacacacacatacacacacacacacacacacacacacacacacacacacacacacacacacacacacacacacacacacacacacacaccacacacacacacacacacacaacacacgcaaacacacacacacacacacacacacacacacacaccacacacacacacatatatatatatatatatatatataatatatatatatatatatatatatatatatatatatatatatatatatatatatatatatatatatatatatatatatatatatatgcatatatttatgcacacacacgcatacacacacacacgcacacacacacacacacacacacacacacacacacacacacacacacacacacacacacacacacacacacacacacacacacacacacacacacacacacaaacacaaacacaaacacacacacacacaatatatatatatatatatatatatatatatatatatatatatatatatatatatatacacatatatatacatatatatacatattcacatcagtctaactctctatctatctatctatatatctatctatctatccatctatctatttatctatctatctatctatctatctatctatctatctgtatatatatatatatatatatatatatatatatatatatatatatatatatatcagtccggatatctatctatctatctatctacccagtTATCTATTTGtcgatgtatatgtacatctatctatctatgaatacatatgaacacacacacacgacatatcaccttgagaagtcaaacgcaggtgtcgtaggggaagtcgccgctgtggtataagtggtagcgcgctgaaccgcggttgatgacctctcagtaataaattgggggaggcctagatcctgcaatggaataaatggctgttgaacaaacaaacaaacaatatatatatatagatatattgatagatagatagaaagagagagggattgataaaaaaatagacatagatatagctatagatatgtgtgtgcgtgtataaggtTTTTGATTAATGGCGACCCTTTCTCCCGCGCACTCCGACGCGCAGTCTGGCTTCGCGGTGACCCCCGTGGCGGCCGTGGAGAGCGGGCCTCTGGTTGCCAAGCTGAGGTGGAGCGTCGAGATCAGCCCTATCTCTACGCTCTCTCAGGAGATTGAGCTCTCGAACGAGTCTCCTTTCCTGACACTCAGCACGTCCGTCTCTTGGCACGAAAACAGGAAGATAATGAAGGCGCTCTTTGATACCAACATCCACGCCAATAGAGCGTCGTTTGACATCCAGTTCGGCCACCTGGAACGACCGACGCACATGAACACGTCGTGGGACTCCGCGAGATACGAAGTGTGCGGCCATAAGTAAGGCACTCGGCTGACGGCGATAAATGCACTTGTCGTTAAAGTAACGTAAAGAAGCAGTTAGATATTTCTGTCCCATCCGTGTGTCAGTTTGTAGCTCATGTGTCCAGATATTTAAACCAAACACTTGGCATTGGCAGGTGGGCAGATCTATCAGAACCGGACTGGGGAATGGCCGTCCTCAACGACAGCAAGTACGGCTGGATGGTCAGGGCACACACGCTGGCCCTCTCACTGCTCCGCTCGCCGAAAGCCCCCGACGACAACACCGACATGAAGGACCACTTCTTCAAATATGCCCTCATGCCTCATACAGGTGATACGCACCATGGGGAAACTTGAACCTTTACGcatgccgcacacacacacacacacacacacacacacacacacacacacacacacacacacacacacacacacacacacacacacacacacacacacacacacacacacacacacacacacacacacacacacacatatacacacacacaaaaaaaaatgtagtaagaTGCAATGATTTACAGTAGACAAATGAAAGAGCCACATCCGGGTCAGCAACCTCACGCCATGCGTTTACAGGAAGAGTTTTCTATTTAAGTCTCGTGTCCTCCAGGTACCCTGCAAGAGGCGCAGGTGGTGCGGCGAGCATATGAATTCAATAACCCGCTAAGGCTCCGTCAAGCCCCAACGTCGAGGTAATGTTtggaaattatttcctttttttcccttccagtaTAATACattgaataatgatatttttgtctgttttatccTGTTATATCTCCTCATTCCCTTGACATCACGAAGCGGTTCCTGGTCGGCGCTGGAGGTCGAAGGCGCAGGCGCAGTGCTGCACACCGTGAAGGCCACCGAGGACGGGTCGGGCGATGTCCTGTTGCGCCTTTACGAGTGTCACGGTGCAAAGACGAAAATCACGTGAGTCCCCCTTCTTTAAGGGCCTTGTCTGATATCCAGTTGATGCACTGTATCGCAGTATATTAGTGATATATTTGTCTGTCCTTCAGATTGCGCATAAAGATGCCAGTGATTTCGGTTAAAGAAAGTGACGGCATGGAGGGAGTAGGACCGGAACTGAGCATCATGCAGGAAGACGAGGCAGCGTCCGTTCCACTCAGTCTTACGCCCTTCCAGATCCTGGCGCTTCGACTCTCCTCCAGCGAAAGCAAAACGGAGAACTAGCAACAAATTACACTTTTGGTATTCTCGCTTGATTATTCTCTGAAATATTATTGCATATGTACCGCGCATTAAAGTAGTTAGACTTAAATGGAGTTGTAAACATGTATAGACCTTGTACTATTCCCTGCAGTAGAAGTAGCTCTTGAGAGGGCGTGCGGCGAAGGATCGACATCGCGAGCAACATGCAGCAGTGAAGAAAACTATGATTGAGTGATTGTTCATTAATGGCTGCTTCATGTTGTTCAAAATATGGTAGATTATTATGtatgagatgttttttttttttatcatcgctaCGTTTCATTTGAACTAAAATAAATGTTTTGCTACGTTTTTCTCAAAAATGTGTAAAGTGATGAATATAATTATGCGACTCGAGATTACATGGTAGTTTTACTTGGATTCTATGAGGAACAGGAATTGGCAAACCTATATTTGCTGATGCAAACCAATATTTGTTTTTGTCATAGATTTCTGTTTCGAGTGTAAGTGTGGGTATACTAGATTACGATGGTTAATGAAAAAAGtatcaatgctgataataatcTATCTACAGCTGTCGAAATTTAGGATTTCTAATAACCCCTTTAAAATAGAAATTTATGTATGATTTTGGAATAATTTGCCTTCATCTGAGAGGCtgttatatgtatgaatgaatgggCATAGACTAACCTGTATCGGCGTGCTAACTTATCCACTGAACCTGTCAACTTGTGTGAACCATCGCTTAATTCTAATGAAAAATTAACATTTCTtgtattttactttctttctagTCGGTGGTTGAAGAAGTATTTTAAAACGATTATGTtgtgaaaattatgtaaaataatacagCTAAGAATAAGCAAACCTCATGTATATTTCAAAGCCTTTAACCTATATAAGACAAAAGACAAatgtggaggatacaaaattTCACTGGTGATctttatgtgtgatatatgtgatatCACAATATCTTTATATGTGATCTTTACATTTTATGAGCGTCCGAGTACAAGTCTATTACCAGGTCGATAGGCGAGTGTTGAATGTAGACTCAATCGGGAAGGGGCCTCGTATGGAGGCGGAGATGGGGTCTGGGGTGTCTCCTCTCTAAGACGTGGGAGCAACCCTGGAGTCCAGGGGAGATGTCGAGATGGTCATGGTGGTCGGCTGCGCACACGAGCCATTCGTGTTAGAAGTTAGAAGTTGCCGGCCCATTCCGCAGTGGTGCAATGTAGGTCTTCTTTGAAGGTATGAGGCAGAAAGAACTGATGAGCCAGCAGTGGGCAGGGAAGTGAATGGGTGAATGTTTGAACGggcgaaggaaatgaaaaaaaagtgaagagcgcgaataaaaggagaaaagggagagaaagagttcaTGGATGAGTTGGAAAGGAGGACGTAAGACACAGAGAGCGGGAATGGGCGAAGGAACAAAGGACAGAGCGGGATTAagcgaatgaggaagagagaaaaaaatattgttgaaaGTTGTTGAAGAGAAGCTCTAAGGCGGACTTGGAAAGATAGAACGCTTCTGTGACGTTATCAAAGCTTCattgctgccccccccccaaaaaaaaaaagatctgcgCAGTGGAGACACTTTAGAAATACCTCAGAACTACTAATCAATTTCAGCTGTTGATCAAATACAGCATGTATTATCAAAATGTAAGTtttgagacaaaagaaagaaaaagatttaagaTTGGCCAAGCGGGAGACCACTTCCCCAAGGTTCTGAACCCCATAGCAGATCACCGGCCTAACTAGCAAATGATTCGTCTTGCATATAGCGATCACCACTTGTTTCTGCAAAGATATTACCTGACAGTTCTCTCGTTAGTGGTAAATCATTAAGTACAACATtggcacgatttttttttacattatctatatatatgtctatttatatgcatatatatatatatatgtatatatatatatatatatatatatatatatatatatatatatatatacatatatatatatatatatatatatatatatatatatatatatatatatatatatatatattggttacgtAAGGTTACGTGAGGTTCGAATCggtcagttttatatatatatatatatatatatatatatatatatatatatatatatatatatatatatatattgcatatatctattcaacctaataaaaaaaactcttcagTGGAGACACATTACAAATACTTCAGAACTATtaattatttccatatatatatatatatatatatatatatatatatatatatatatatatatgtatatatataatatatatatatatatatatatatatatatatatatatatatacacacacacacacacacacacacacacacacacacataaatgagtattacaaatatctatctatctatctatctatctatctatctatctatctatctatctctatatatatataaataatacaaatatgtatacatatacatatatatatatatatatgtatatatatatatatatatatatatatatatatatatatatatatatatatataacaaccctacccttacacacacacacacacacacacacacacacacacacacacacacacacacacacacacacacacacacatatatatatatatataatatatatatatatatatatatatatatatatatgtatatatatacgaatatatgtatatatacatacatatatgtatatatatgtatatataaatatatataagcttatgGTAGGTTAGGTCatgttaggttaaattaggttaggttagaatataactgtatatgtaaatatacatatatatatatatatatatatatatatatatatatatatatatatatatatatatatatataatattgtgtgtgtgtgtgtgtgtgtgtgtgtgtgtgtgtgtgtgtgtgtgtgtgtgtgtgtgtgtatttatatatatactatatatatatatatatatatatatatatatatatataaatgtatatatttatatatacacatacatttatatatataagtatatatatataagtgcatatgtatgtatacacacacacacatacacacacacacacacacacacacacacacacacacacacacacacacacacacacaatatatatatatatatatatatatatatatatatatattatgataatatatatatatatatatatatatatatatatatatatatatagatagatagatagatagatagatagatagatagatagatagatagatatatagatagatagatagatatagatatatatataaatatatatagtataatatatatatatatatatatatatatatatatatatatatatatatatatatatacccacacacacatacatacataatacacacacacacacacacatacttacatgcacacccgtacatacataagcatatatatatataggtgataataggttatatatatatatatatatatatatatatatatatatatatatatatataatatataaatatatatatatatatatatatatttatatataatacatatataatatatatatatatatatatatatatatatatatatatatatatatatatatattattaggttaggttagaatataattgtaaatgttaatatacatatatatatatatatatatatatatattgtttgtatactcactgtgtcgtgttcgtatatatgtttgtttggtgtttctctacgatgcttgaggggaagaatacaccaattaaaactaaagtaggttcattggagatcagctctgacaaaaataaaagagagttcttcatagtcctgtgcaccacgcgtcagcttctgcccgagagtgctactgccagacgtgtgactacagacacaaaataaaatattgtactctacaaattttacagagaatctcactcttttacataggcgatatgctacacagcaatataaactaaacataatcttctatatttcacatggtgtaacatatcacacaaaaggcagtatatatataatataatcatataattatcacaatataggtacgataatattgtcatcatatcctgtatatggcggcatcacaatatggcactcacaactcacatcaTTATCAGAGAGCAGCGGGGTCGTAAGCGAAGGCTGTACATCAATCCAACATGTAGTCGAACGGTCGCCATAGGTGATAGTTCCACAAAATGATCCAGCCGCTGGTGGCATCTGTGACCCATCTGCATTGTAGTACACTGTCTCTGCTGGTGGTGCCAAGTGTTCTTTTGAAAGTCCAAGACTACTAAGATGCTTGAGGCCAATGACAGTtgtgtctgcacctgtgtcaGGGATGATGGCAAGACTACCTGATGAATCATTATGCCGAATAGATACGCGGACTTTAGGGGAAGGCTGAGGTTTAGGACGTGCAGTAGAGGTGACACTCCTGGCATGTGACACTGAAGGGGATACAGGACTTACTATTCTCAAGTTCTGTGTgtcctcttctcttgtcttcttagCCTTCCGTTTCTTTGGACAGCAGTTATCATAGTGTTCCTGCCGATTGCAGACCTTACATCTGGCATTCCTGGCAGGACACTTTGCAGTAGAATGCCAATGGCCTTTCTTGCCACAAGCACGACATGTGGAAGTAGTGGCTCTGCATAGACCTTTTTCATGTTGATGACCACAGCAGTTGCAGACTTTACTAGGCATAGGTGAGCTTGGTCTCATCTTAGACTTCTGCTTCAGGGcagcctttttatctcttttgtatTGAGAAACAGCGCGTGATGAAACTGTGTCCCTCAAAGCAGATGATGCTGTCTTTGATGATTCATGAgacctgcatttctccaaaacatctTGCAATGTCGCCGAACAGTCCATCTGAATGAGCTTCTGGGTAAGTTCCTCATCACGTATACCCATTAGTATGCCGTGTTTCATCCACTGCTCACAGCATGTATGGTCCTGAGCCTTGCAAAGATCTATCTCCTGTGACAAGATTTTCAGCCGTATCCAAAAGTCATCGAAGCACTCGCCGTCTGCTTGCTTGCACTCGGAGAAGGCCTTCCGTCGCAGCGCCTCATTACTGGCATTTTTTATATGCTCCTCGAGCTTTGTCAGTACATCATCTACTGAGCATGTTGGGTCTGCGGGCACGTTTAACTTGTGCTTCAGCACCCGTCACGTCTCAGGTGTAAGGCACATGCGTAGCTGTATATGCTGCTTTGATGATGGCAGACTGAGGAGAtccaccatgacagcataatcGGACCATTCGCGCTTCCATTCCCGGAAATGTTGGGGACTCGCATCTGCTGGTAATACTTTCGGAGGTTGGATTGTTGCCTTTGGGGTCGGCGGAGTGTGAGAAGCGTTGGACGCAGCAGAAttgctcactggcgaactcgcagttgaatctacgggctgctggggagtgaggcagcttcctcatccttccgacgggcttcttcttccttccgacgggcttcttcttccttccgacgggcttcttcttccttccgacgggcttcctcacgCCTGTAACgatgttcctcctccttccgacgtgcttcttccctcttttcatccctctgtattatccactggagcaatgtagtaatatctg harbors:
- the LOC119572341 gene encoding alpha-mannosidase 2C1-like, with translation MADPGVQASIHKNVKTTLPRIYNYITSSRFQDVNLVGRLYPDSRPVTLSHWSLPGGEGAWQQWSFNQIVAQDFSSVNIGDSFGPTWTTHWFKLEFSIPDEWAGSEVRLRWGSNSEATVWSTDGRVLQGLSTGDAVSRRTDYPLTRSHQAGAPLSVYYVEMAANKLFGAGPGDQIDPPDPDMYFTLSRAEIAQLDATVYKLTRDLEVLHQLAQELIPDHRGYQALYAANQMVNSIIAGNESGASAIADEYFRKCNGQRAHTLAVIGNCHIDSAWLWPYSETKRKVARSFSSQLKLMEDYPEHLFVASQAQQWAWCKKYYPELFERVKTQVAAGKFLPVGGTWVEMDGNIPSGESFVRQFLHGQTFYQKEFGVTCKEFWLPDTFGYSAQIPAMMRHMGLTRFLTQKMSWSLVNKFPHHNFIWEGIDGSTVLAHFPPGDSYSMFVTVEEALRTVNNLQDKGRAGISAFLFGYGDGGGGPTQEMLERRQRLQDTDGCPKMEMSTPDDLFGQLEAEQHNFCRWVGELYLELHNGTYTTQAAMKRLCREAEFRLRDAEFLLSVGVGQLGSAADQLLSESLAELDSAWKKVLLNQFHDVLPGSGIGIIYPQAEQYYQEAIDTALSVWTKAGDAILGTSSPTEQLVVNSLQWPRKEVVKIPVEYSGKDLPGIVQRTGAGEQYTLVDAPPMGYSPVLASTPSQDVTITEANGFFTLENQMLKATVNPWGQVVSLLVAGDDRDVFLKADGTQLLGNQLVLYDDEPLYWDAWDVMDYHLETPKVINAEGSGFAVTPVAAVESGPLVAKLRWSVEISPISTLSQEIELSNESPFLTLSTSVSWHENRKIMKALFDTNIHANRASFDIQFGHLERPTHMNTSWDSARYEVCGHKWADLSEPDWGMAVLNDSKYGWMVRAHTLALSLLRSPKAPDDNTDMKDHFFKYALMPHTGTLQEAQVVRRAYEFNNPLRLRQAPTSSGSWSALEVEGAGAVLHTVKATEDGSGDVLLRLYECHGAKTKITLRIKMPVISVKESDGMEGVGPELSIMQEDEAASVPLSLTPFQILALRLSSSESKTEN